From Chloroflexota bacterium, one genomic window encodes:
- a CDS encoding NUDIX domain-containing protein, which yields MYCLHCRQRLELRFRGGRERLTCPECGWVHFTSAPAGVAAVIQNDFGEVLLVRRAGSFRLGLWCLPCGYLEHDEEMRQGLAREVLEETGLQAEIGEVIAVHSNLDREPPYPLGVWLRATVSGGNLQAGGDADLAQFFALDQLPPLAFNHDALVLAQLQQPADASVAALTQEMHSFVRSKGWYEANSKRPQTPRNLAISLTLEAAEVLEHLQWREEIVDQAEWQGELADVLLYLVQLADTTNVNLVEAVRAKLRKNASRVWDQPAQ from the coding sequence ATGTATTGTTTACACTGTCGGCAACGTTTGGAACTCCGTTTTCGTGGTGGTCGCGAACGCTTGACCTGCCCTGAATGTGGTTGGGTGCATTTTACCAGTGCCCCAGCTGGCGTGGCCGCCGTCATTCAAAATGATTTTGGTGAGGTATTGTTAGTGCGGCGAGCTGGCTCGTTTCGCCTAGGTTTATGGTGTTTGCCCTGTGGCTACCTTGAGCACGATGAAGAAATGCGCCAAGGCTTAGCTCGCGAGGTGCTGGAAGAAACTGGCTTGCAAGCCGAGATTGGCGAAGTTATTGCTGTTCATTCCAATCTTGATCGCGAGCCGCCTTATCCATTGGGAGTTTGGCTGCGGGCAACGGTCAGTGGTGGCAATTTGCAAGCGGGCGGCGATGCTGATTTGGCTCAATTTTTCGCGCTCGATCAACTGCCACCACTGGCTTTCAACCATGATGCTTTAGTTTTAGCCCAACTTCAGCAGCCCGCCGATGCCAGTGTGGCCGCATTAACCCAAGAGATGCATAGTTTTGTGCGCTCCAAGGGTTGGTACGAGGCCAATTCAAAGCGTCCGCAAACTCCCCGCAACTTAGCGATTTCGCTGACGCTTGAAGCGGCTGAAGTGCTTGAGCACCTGCAATGGCGTGAGGAAATTGTCGATCAAGCTGAATGGCAGGGCGAGTTGGCCGATGTATTGCTCTATTTGGTGCAATTAGCTGATACTACCAATGTTAATTTGGTTGAAGCAGTGAGAGCCAAATTACGCAAAAATGCCAGTCGCGTGTGGGATCAGCCAGCTCAATAA
- a CDS encoding GDSL-type esterase/lipase family protein, which produces MRFLLVVLFGFGLLLPQVSQAQSELPASYPQHMAALGDSITRAANADIHSDHPVYSWSTGGRINSHATLLRQFNPTMPATNAAVSGTRMRDLLSQVETLSPTVDYVTILMGGNDLCGPTEAQMTPVLNYRLQFAAGMAALSARLPDARIFVASNPNVLGLWEALHNDPNAQTAWGRDDRCAVMLANPTSMEPADVARRQRVQQRALDYNLQLAEICAQYIHCRYEGGFLTTTPVEPSSASTLDYYHPSVIGQERLSLQTFQYTFHFTDTVAPVTTLSSVISNTGYQVTLSASDNVGVAGIEYRLNNGNWKRYTSPLTVPFSARLAYRAVDINGMNEPTRFIQRQTVFLPSIHKN; this is translated from the coding sequence ATGCGATTTTTGCTAGTTGTATTATTCGGATTCGGTTTATTGCTGCCTCAAGTTTCGCAAGCCCAATCCGAGCTACCTGCAAGCTATCCTCAGCATATGGCTGCGCTCGGCGATTCGATTACGCGTGCTGCTAATGCCGATATTCATAGTGATCATCCGGTGTATTCGTGGAGCACTGGCGGGCGAATTAATAGCCATGCTACCTTGTTGCGTCAGTTCAACCCCACCATGCCTGCTACGAATGCTGCGGTTTCAGGCACACGCATGCGCGATTTGCTCAGCCAAGTTGAAACACTTTCGCCAACCGTCGATTATGTGACGATTCTAATGGGCGGCAATGATCTATGTGGCCCAACCGAAGCGCAGATGACTCCAGTGCTCAATTATCGCTTGCAGTTTGCAGCTGGAATGGCGGCCTTGAGTGCCCGCTTGCCTGATGCGCGAATTTTTGTCGCCAGTAATCCAAATGTATTGGGTTTATGGGAAGCCTTGCATAACGATCCGAATGCCCAAACTGCTTGGGGTCGTGATGATCGTTGTGCTGTGATGCTGGCGAACCCAACCTCGATGGAGCCAGCAGATGTGGCGCGGCGGCAACGGGTGCAACAACGAGCGTTGGATTATAACCTTCAATTAGCCGAAATTTGCGCCCAATATATTCATTGTCGTTATGAAGGTGGCTTTTTGACCACAACTCCAGTTGAGCCAAGCAGTGCCTCAACCCTTGATTATTACCATCCCTCAGTGATTGGGCAAGAACGTTTATCGCTGCAAACCTTTCAATACACCTTCCATTTCACTGATACTGTTGCCCCAGTCACAACCCTGAGCAGCGTTATTAGCAACACGGGCTATCAAGTGACCCTGAGTGCTAGCGACAACGTTGGGGTGGCGGGCATCGAATATCGTTTAAATAATGGCAACTGGAAACGCTATACCAGCCCATTAACTGTTCCTTTTTCGGCACGCTTGGCCTATCGTGCGGTCGATATTAATGGTATGAACGAACCAACCCGCTTTATCCAACGCCAAACGGTATTCTTGCCCTCTATCCACAAAAACTAG
- a CDS encoding ABC transporter permease — translation MAKIWFVARRDLLYHLRKKDFYWSTLGVPLLIGAIYLFAQVFGGDPSGQTTANLFIPSTTRDHSIGVVDQAAVLKQHFEVISPTTVLQFDNQTVAEQALRQATIETLFIIPADYQQSGIVTRTTRTASIFDQADTNALRTLLAVNQLRSPHIDFVPLLFEPISLSKAEAIGQNVRVAGNLSQNFAGSMVPIGFAMAIYISIFMGASLLMQGILEEKENRTLEVLLTSISPRQLLTGKMLGLGIVAFIQLGFWAILALGVLRGQAIRNALNQVQIEPTTWLLLGIFFLLGYLFYASLTAGIGAISPSMRELSQLIILVSVPAMIPLMFITSLLSKPNGALALTLSVIPFTAPSTMMLRSVMTVVPPWQIGLSIGLLALAVVATLSLTARLFRATILLRGSKFSVRGLWQALR, via the coding sequence GTGGCTAAAATTTGGTTTGTTGCGCGGCGCGATCTGCTCTATCATCTGCGCAAAAAAGATTTTTATTGGTCAACCTTGGGCGTGCCCTTGCTGATTGGTGCGATTTATCTTTTTGCCCAAGTGTTTGGCGGCGATCCGTCGGGCCAAACCACTGCCAATCTGTTTATTCCAAGCACTACTCGCGATCATAGCATCGGTGTGGTTGACCAGGCAGCAGTGCTCAAACAGCATTTTGAGGTTATTTCGCCAACAACCGTGCTGCAATTTGATAATCAAACCGTCGCTGAGCAGGCTTTGCGCCAAGCAACGATTGAAACGTTGTTCATCATTCCTGCCGATTATCAGCAATCGGGGATTGTGACCCGCACCACTCGAACAGCTAGCATTTTCGATCAGGCTGATACGAATGCCTTGCGCACCTTGTTGGCGGTGAATCAGTTGCGCTCACCGCATATCGATTTTGTACCACTATTATTTGAACCAATTAGCCTGAGCAAAGCTGAGGCAATTGGCCAAAATGTACGAGTCGCTGGCAATTTGAGTCAAAATTTTGCCGGCTCAATGGTGCCAATTGGCTTTGCCATGGCAATCTATATCTCCATTTTTATGGGTGCAAGCTTGTTGATGCAGGGAATTTTAGAGGAGAAAGAAAATCGCACGCTCGAAGTATTGCTTACCTCGATCTCACCACGCCAATTGCTGACCGGCAAAATGCTTGGTTTAGGGATTGTGGCCTTTATTCAATTGGGCTTTTGGGCAATCCTCGCGCTTGGGGTTTTGCGCGGCCAAGCCATTCGCAATGCACTCAATCAAGTGCAAATTGAGCCAACGACATGGCTGCTTTTGGGAATCTTTTTTCTATTGGGCTACCTTTTTTATGCCAGCTTAACTGCGGGCATCGGAGCAATTAGTCCATCAATGCGCGAATTATCGCAATTAATTATTTTGGTGAGTGTGCCAGCAATGATTCCGTTGATGTTTATTACCTCGTTGCTGAGCAAACCCAATGGCGCTTTAGCCCTAACCCTGAGCGTGATTCCCTTTACCGCCCCATCAACGATGATGCTCCGTTCAGTGATGACGGTTGTCCCACCTTGGCAAATAGGATTAAGTATTGGTTTGCTAGCGTTAGCCGTCGTGGCAACCCTCAGTTTAACTGCCCGTTTATTTCGTGCCACCATTTTGTTACGCGGCAGTAAATTTTCGGTACGCGGGTTATGGCAGGCGTTGCGCTAG
- a CDS encoding metalloprotease family protein, which produces MSNEAQPQSRIVEGLTGRLPFLIGGLVGFFSLVVLMRIRYSLHASAQQLDFEGVQAWVIIDAIIVLIIAPVSHTVSHVLGLMLQKQPWQLQRRLIYPRVRPSQALPRRQVIGYLLAPLALNGLLLLGFLIEPLSAYLALWGAVNLGLTTNDLWKVLGVWRFPQSSSFLIHGDYLERTEAGRG; this is translated from the coding sequence ATGTCAAACGAAGCGCAACCTCAATCCCGCATTGTTGAAGGATTAACCGGGCGGTTACCATTTTTGATCGGTGGGTTAGTTGGTTTTTTTAGCTTGGTCGTATTGATGCGGATTCGATATAGCTTACATGCGAGTGCTCAGCAACTTGATTTTGAAGGGGTTCAGGCTTGGGTAATTATTGATGCAATTATTGTGCTGATTATCGCGCCAGTAAGCCATACGGTAAGCCATGTGCTAGGGCTGATGCTGCAAAAGCAACCATGGCAACTTCAGCGCCGTTTGATCTATCCGCGAGTACGGCCCAGCCAAGCGCTTCCTCGTCGCCAGGTTATTGGCTATTTATTAGCACCCTTAGCATTGAATGGCTTGTTATTGCTTGGGTTTCTAATCGAGCCGCTGTCGGCCTACCTAGCCTTGTGGGGTGCGGTCAACCTTGGGCTGACGACCAACGACCTTTGGAAAGTTTTGGGCGTTTGGCGCTTTCCTCAGTCAAGTTCTTTTCTCATTCATGGCGATTATCTTGAGCGAACGGAGGCGGGGCGTGGCTAA
- a CDS encoding SDR family oxidoreductase has translation MDLSNTVALITGAGSGIGKAAALHLAARGAKVAALGRTEDELSQTVDTIKRAGGEALALIADITQPDEMQQAVDQTLKTWGKLTCVFANAGINGVWAPIEQLTLKEWQNTLNINLTGTFLTLQKTVPALKKQGGAIIITSSINGTRTFSNVGATAYSTTKAGQVAMAKMLALELGQFNIRVNVICPGAIETSIEESTEKRAIETVAVPAEFPEGDIPLTHGQPGTAEQVAQLVGFLASEAASHITGTEIWIDGGQSLLRG, from the coding sequence ATGGATTTAAGCAATACCGTCGCGTTAATCACTGGCGCTGGCTCAGGGATTGGTAAAGCCGCCGCCTTGCATTTGGCAGCGCGTGGGGCAAAAGTCGCTGCGCTTGGCCGCACCGAGGATGAACTTAGCCAAACCGTCGATACAATTAAACGAGCTGGTGGCGAGGCTTTGGCCTTGATTGCCGATATTACTCAGCCCGACGAAATGCAACAAGCAGTCGATCAAACACTTAAGACATGGGGTAAGCTTACTTGTGTCTTTGCCAATGCTGGCATCAACGGGGTTTGGGCACCAATTGAGCAATTGACGCTCAAAGAATGGCAAAATACATTAAACATCAATTTAACTGGGACGTTTTTGACCTTGCAAAAAACTGTACCAGCCCTCAAAAAACAGGGTGGCGCGATTATCATTACCTCGTCGATCAATGGCACTCGTACTTTTAGCAATGTAGGCGCAACCGCCTATTCAACCACCAAGGCGGGCCAAGTAGCGATGGCCAAAATGCTGGCCTTGGAGTTGGGCCAATTTAACATTCGAGTCAATGTCATTTGCCCCGGGGCGATAGAAACCAGTATCGAAGAAAGTACCGAAAAACGGGCAATTGAAACGGTGGCCGTGCCCGCCGAATTTCCTGAGGGCGATATTCCATTAACCCACGGGCAACCAGGCACAGCCGAACAAGTCGCCCAGTTGGTTGGTTTTTTGGCTTCCGAGGCAGCCAGCCATATCACAGGCACCGAAATTTGGATCGATGGTGGCCAATCGTTATTGCGCGGCTAA
- a CDS encoding ATP-binding cassette domain-containing protein gives MSVIDVRNLGKTYRTIEKEGGVKGAIKALFRPQYREKVAVHDLNFQIDAGEIVGYIGVNGAGKSTTIKMLTGILYPTTGAVTVLGHDPQRERVANARNIGVVFGQRSQLWWDLALIESLNLVANIYEVEPSRYKQLLSHFSEVLELDEILKTPIRSMSLGQKMRAELAAAFIHEPKIVYLDEPTIGLDVMVKQRIREFIKDYNQTHNTTVMLTTHDLGDIEQLCSRVIIIDAGSKVYDGPLHAIKQQFGKYRTIKFETNQPISNVQLPPACEQLSLSEYSLELKFDRSQLSASQVATALMQQIDVADFTLNEPDLESIIKHLYQNPTAYNEVAVNE, from the coding sequence GTGTCAGTTATTGATGTTCGTAATTTGGGCAAAACCTACCGCACAATTGAAAAAGAAGGCGGAGTCAAAGGGGCAATCAAGGCGCTCTTTCGGCCTCAATATCGCGAAAAAGTTGCAGTTCACGATTTAAATTTCCAGATCGATGCTGGCGAAATTGTCGGCTATATTGGAGTCAATGGCGCTGGTAAATCGACCACAATCAAAATGTTGACCGGAATTCTCTACCCTACGACTGGCGCTGTTACAGTGTTGGGTCACGATCCACAGCGTGAGCGGGTGGCCAATGCGCGCAATATTGGGGTTGTGTTTGGTCAGCGTAGCCAGTTATGGTGGGATTTAGCGCTGATCGAATCGCTCAATTTGGTCGCCAATATTTATGAAGTTGAGCCAAGCCGTTATAAGCAATTGCTCAGCCATTTCAGCGAAGTATTAGAGCTTGACGAAATTTTAAAAACGCCGATTCGCTCGATGTCGTTAGGCCAGAAAATGCGAGCCGAACTAGCAGCAGCCTTCATTCACGAACCCAAAATTGTGTATCTTGATGAGCCAACCATCGGGCTTGATGTCATGGTCAAACAACGGATTCGCGAATTTATTAAAGACTATAACCAAACCCATAATACGACGGTGATGCTTACCACCCACGATTTAGGTGATATCGAACAGCTTTGTTCACGGGTGATCATCATTGATGCTGGTAGCAAAGTCTACGATGGGCCGTTGCATGCGATCAAACAGCAATTTGGCAAATATCGCACAATTAAATTTGAGACCAATCAACCAATTAGCAATGTGCAATTGCCACCAGCCTGCGAGCAACTGAGTTTAAGCGAATATAGCCTTGAATTGAAGTTTGATCGAAGCCAATTAAGTGCCAGTCAAGTAGCCACCGCCTTGATGCAACAGATTGATGTGGCCGATTTTACCTTGAATGAGCCTGATCTTGAGAGCATCATCAAACATTTGTATCAAAACCCCACGGCCTATAACGAGGTAGCAGTTAATGAATAA
- a CDS encoding ABC-2 family transporter protein — MLRYSKLYWYFVVQRFKILMEYRLNFFIGSISTVLFQGASIIAMWSVLRQVPSIQGWTLEQILLIYGLLTLSKGINHLFADNLWVIGRDYIRPGQFDRFLVRPINPLFHLLADRICHDAIGDFIVGFGLVGYAMVKLQLPITLASIGFIILMVISGGIIFIALNLLTAATAFWIMDSIPVTNLVFSTNEFAQYPLTFYHRSVGILLTWLLPYGFASYYPASYLLGHSVGWMAWLAPLIALVSITIAYRFWVFGLKHYGSTGS, encoded by the coding sequence ATGCTGCGTTATAGCAAACTCTATTGGTATTTCGTCGTTCAGCGTTTCAAAATTTTGATGGAATATCGGCTGAATTTTTTTATTGGTTCGATTTCAACCGTGTTATTTCAAGGTGCGAGCATTATTGCAATGTGGTCAGTTTTGCGCCAAGTTCCAAGTATCCAAGGCTGGACACTTGAGCAAATTCTATTAATTTATGGCTTATTGACCTTATCCAAAGGCATCAATCATCTCTTTGCCGATAATCTCTGGGTGATTGGGCGCGATTATATTCGACCTGGCCAATTTGATCGTTTTTTGGTGCGGCCAATTAATCCATTATTCCATTTATTAGCCGATCGGATTTGTCATGATGCGATTGGTGATTTTATTGTTGGCTTTGGCTTGGTTGGGTATGCAATGGTTAAACTACAATTACCAATTACCCTGGCAAGCATTGGGTTTATCATATTAATGGTCATCAGTGGTGGCATTATTTTTATTGCGCTGAATTTACTCACTGCGGCAACTGCTTTTTGGATTATGGATTCAATTCCGGTGACCAATTTAGTATTCAGCACCAATGAATTTGCTCAATACCCACTGACATTTTATCATCGCTCGGTCGGCATTTTGTTGACATGGTTGCTACCATATGGCTTTGCCTCGTATTATCCGGCTAGCTATTTGCTGGGTCACTCAGTTGGTTGGATGGCATGGCTGGCTCCGCTGATAGCGCTCGTGAGTATCACCATTGCCTATCGCTTTTGGGTATTTGGCCTCAAACACTATGGCAGTACTGGCTCGTGA
- a CDS encoding NUDIX hydrolase → MESIVHIVLALLRRENQVLLVRQQGQNGSYWGIPGGKVEVGEHWLEAFAREVREETGLVAAASTLAYMSQVYLVGKEQTVVFCAFEGTTEGEIAINDPDNEIEECAWFDLHDIPKMVQSLRWPSTRLPLLDYLAGNVEAGRVWAFRSNEDNSEQYLLQAI, encoded by the coding sequence ATGGAATCGATTGTACATATTGTTTTAGCGCTCCTGCGGCGTGAAAATCAGGTGTTATTGGTGCGCCAACAAGGCCAAAATGGTAGTTATTGGGGCATTCCTGGCGGCAAAGTTGAGGTTGGCGAACATTGGCTCGAAGCCTTTGCGCGTGAGGTGCGTGAGGAAACGGGCTTGGTTGCCGCTGCCAGCACCTTGGCCTATATGTCGCAAGTCTATTTGGTCGGCAAAGAGCAAACTGTGGTTTTTTGTGCCTTTGAAGGTACAACCGAAGGCGAAATCGCCATCAACGATCCTGATAATGAGATCGAAGAGTGTGCTTGGTTTGATCTGCACGATATTCCCAAGATGGTGCAATCGCTGCGCTGGCCTAGCACTCGCCTGCCATTGCTTGATTATTTAGCAGGCAATGTCGAAGCAGGGCGGGTTTGGGCGTTTCGCTCCAACGAGGATAATAGCGAACAATATCTGCTGCAAGCGATCTGA
- a CDS encoding undecaprenyl/decaprenyl-phosphate alpha-N-acetylglucosaminyl 1-phosphate transferase, whose product MSVSLAQIFLIFLSALTMSIVSTPLVRRLAIAVGIIDQPNARKVHTNPVPLLGGLAIYGGVVVTLLIWDDQFILRELAAILGGATIVVVCGMLDDKWGLSASLKLLGQIIACFVLIYAGIQVQLFASPWLNALITIAWVAGISNAINFLDNMDGLSAGLTAVASAFFLQLAVLNGQFLVAALSAATMGACIGFLRHNFVPTKIFMGDTGSLFLGFILAVLGIKLRFPSNSIIVTWMIPIVVLGVPIFDTSMVIVARLRRRVNPFNTPGKDHISHRFVALGSSRREAVLICYMLGVGCGITATMLSKADVQEAYALAALLIGIAAVGIWLFERYARYNPPK is encoded by the coding sequence ATGAGTGTTTCGCTAGCCCAAATCTTTCTGATCTTTCTTTCGGCGCTTACCATGTCGATTGTCAGCACGCCCTTAGTTCGCCGCTTGGCGATCGCGGTTGGGATTATTGATCAACCAAATGCCCGCAAAGTGCATACCAACCCTGTGCCGTTGCTGGGTGGCTTGGCAATTTATGGCGGGGTCGTGGTAACGCTGCTGATTTGGGATGACCAATTTATTCTGCGTGAATTGGCGGCGATTTTGGGCGGCGCGACGATTGTGGTTGTCTGTGGCATGCTCGATGATAAATGGGGCTTATCGGCCTCATTGAAGTTGCTGGGCCAAATTATCGCCTGTTTTGTGCTGATTTACGCTGGCATTCAGGTGCAATTATTTGCCTCGCCATGGCTCAACGCCCTGATCACAATTGCTTGGGTCGCGGGTATCTCAAATGCGATAAATTTCTTGGATAACATGGATGGCTTGTCGGCTGGCTTGACTGCGGTTGCTTCGGCGTTCTTCTTGCAACTCGCCGTTTTGAATGGCCAGTTTTTGGTCGCAGCTCTATCGGCGGCAACCATGGGCGCGTGTATCGGCTTTTTACGCCATAACTTTGTGCCAACCAAAATCTTTATGGGCGATACGGGCAGCCTGTTTTTGGGCTTTATTTTGGCGGTGCTCGGCATCAAACTGCGCTTTCCGAGCAACAGCATCATCGTCACGTGGATGATTCCGATTGTGGTGCTGGGCGTGCCAATTTTCGATACCTCAATGGTGATTGTTGCTCGTTTGCGACGGCGGGTCAATCCCTTCAATACTCCAGGCAAAGACCACATTTCACATCGCTTTGTAGCGCTGGGTTCGTCGCGGCGCGAAGCTGTGTTGATTTGCTATATGCTGGGCGTTGGCTGTGGCATTACCGCGACCATGTTGAGCAAAGCCGATGTGCAAGAAGCCTATGCCTTGGCGGCGTTGTTGATTGGGATTGCAGCAGTTGGAATTTGGCTGTTTGAACGCTATGCGCGGTATAACCCGCCGAAGTGA
- a CDS encoding ABC-2 family transporter protein yields the protein MNKLAYRLRTYRSVVGMNIKEMLAYNLWFWSQLGAHLFLTIVYVSFWKALYSERETIAGLTMQQTLTYIILARMVAPLVQWGYTQEFGYWIREGTISSELLRPVDFQERIFIGHLTRTFVALAQQLLVTGSFAVLVFDIRLPTDPLIWLSFLISLLLGCSILFCFDWIFGCIAFYSTEVWGLQVVRGSILMLFSGVLLPLTMLPSALQTIAQWMPFAQSVSIPVSLLSGITPLDQLGAIWLQQLAWLAVMLMLSRLMFQFSVRKITVQGG from the coding sequence ATGAATAAACTTGCTTATCGTTTGCGTACCTATCGCAGTGTGGTTGGCATGAATATTAAAGAAATGCTCGCCTATAATTTATGGTTTTGGTCGCAACTTGGCGCACATCTCTTCCTCACAATTGTCTATGTTTCGTTTTGGAAAGCCCTGTATAGCGAACGTGAAACAATTGCAGGCTTAACCATGCAACAAACCTTGACCTATATCATCTTGGCTCGTATGGTTGCGCCATTGGTGCAATGGGGCTATACTCAAGAATTTGGCTATTGGATTCGCGAAGGTACTATTTCTAGCGAATTATTACGGCCTGTAGATTTTCAAGAGCGAATTTTTATTGGCCATCTAACAAGAACGTTTGTTGCCTTAGCACAACAACTTTTAGTCACCGGAAGCTTTGCAGTTTTAGTATTTGATATTCGCTTACCAACTGATCCATTAATTTGGCTAAGCTTTCTAATTTCATTATTACTTGGCTGTAGTATTTTATTCTGCTTCGATTGGATTTTTGGGTGCATCGCTTTTTATTCAACCGAAGTTTGGGGTTTACAAGTGGTTCGTGGCTCAATTCTAATGCTGTTTAGTGGCGTACTTCTGCCATTAACCATGCTGCCTTCAGCCTTACAAACCATTGCCCAATGGATGCCCTTTGCCCAAAGTGTTTCGATCCCGGTATCGTTATTGAGCGGAATCACGCCATTGGATCAGCTTGGAGCAATTTGGTTGCAACAATTGGCATGGTTAGCAGTGATGTTAATGCTTTCCCGCTTGATGTTTCAATTCAGTGTGCGCAAAATCACGGTACAAGGTGGCTAA